The following are from one region of the Tautonia plasticadhaerens genome:
- a CDS encoding SDR family oxidoreductase — protein MTTHPKGLVVVTGGAGFIGSHLVEALLADGHRVRVVDNLATGHRANLDHLGNAYEWVEGDLADFETCRGAVEGAEGVLHQAAIPSVPRSVREPLASHASGPTATLNVLEAARQSGTVRRVVFAASSSAYGDTETLPKHEGMLPRPLSPYAAGKLAGEHYVTVYAQTMGLDAVSLRYFNVFGPRQDPSSPYSGVISLFVRAMAEGRRPTILGDGEQTRDFTFVANIVRANLLALHADRPLGGAVFNVGTGRRISLRQLVEAINAALGTTLDPEFGPPRAGDVRDSQADLSAIRADLDFEPVVDFEEGLRHTVGWMTSGGVGVG, from the coding sequence ATGACGACGCATCCCAAGGGGCTGGTCGTGGTGACGGGGGGGGCCGGGTTCATCGGCTCCCACCTGGTCGAGGCCCTGCTGGCCGACGGCCACCGCGTCCGGGTGGTCGACAACCTCGCTACCGGGCACCGGGCCAACCTCGACCACCTCGGCAATGCCTACGAATGGGTCGAGGGGGATCTCGCCGACTTCGAGACCTGCCGGGGGGCCGTCGAGGGGGCCGAGGGGGTCCTGCACCAGGCCGCCATCCCGAGCGTCCCGAGATCCGTCCGGGAGCCCCTGGCCTCCCACGCCAGCGGGCCGACGGCCACCCTCAACGTCCTGGAGGCGGCCCGCCAGTCCGGCACCGTCCGCCGGGTCGTCTTCGCCGCCTCCAGCAGCGCCTACGGCGACACCGAGACCCTGCCCAAGCACGAAGGGATGCTCCCCCGGCCGCTCAGCCCGTATGCCGCCGGCAAGCTCGCCGGCGAGCACTACGTGACCGTCTACGCCCAGACGATGGGCCTCGACGCCGTCAGCCTCCGCTACTTCAACGTCTTCGGCCCGAGGCAGGACCCCTCCAGCCCCTACAGCGGCGTCATCTCGCTGTTCGTCCGGGCGATGGCCGAGGGCCGCCGCCCGACGATCCTCGGCGACGGCGAGCAGACCCGGGACTTCACCTTCGTCGCCAACATCGTCCGGGCCAACCTGCTCGCCCTGCACGCCGACCGCCCCCTCGGGGGCGCCGTCTTCAACGTCGGCACCGGCCGGAGGATCAGCCTCCGCCAGCTCGTCGAGGCGATCAACGCCGCGCTCGGCACGACCCTCGATCCCGAGTTCGGCCCCCCCCGAGCGGGCGACGTCCGGGACTCCCAGGCCGACCTGTCCGCCATCCGAGCCGACCTCGACTTCGAGCCGGTCGTCGACTTCGAGGAGGGTCTCCGACACACCGTCGGCTGGATGACCTCGGGCGGCGTCGGCGTCGGCTGA